A genome region from Thermococcus onnurineus NA1 includes the following:
- a CDS encoding SLC13 family permease produces the protein MERKELVHGIIISAVVLGFYVLSKVLTSAQMSLLLLGVAFVLFFTEIIPIAFTAVLVPVVLSVTGILDANTAFSYFGYKWVIVFLFMFMVGEGLFRTGAAQKIGELVVRISGTSEVRLMLFIMIVTAILSGFLSNTATTVALLPIVVAASRSAGISPKRMLLPLAWAASLGGTLTVIGTPPNGIVNSVLEEMSLQPFGFFEFGKIGLPLTILGIALAVTVGRRFLPSSEASFSGRAISELEEVRDDRMWLAIVIFVLTILAMMLKLLPYQTAAALGAVLMVAFGIISAKEAFNSVSWTTVFLFAGMLPLSKAMEVTGAAEMVGKAVTGYIHSPYILLLAIMVIAFLLGNSMSHTATTAILSPLAVSISQSAGISPYPLLMAIAMTSSIGFWTPVSTPPNTIVFGPGEYSFMDYIRAGAIIEIPLFIALYLLIILLYPF, from the coding sequence ATGGAGCGCAAGGAACTTGTCCATGGGATCATAATTTCGGCGGTTGTTTTGGGTTTTTATGTTCTCTCGAAGGTTTTAACGTCTGCTCAAATGTCTCTCCTTCTACTTGGTGTGGCTTTTGTTCTGTTCTTCACTGAGATAATCCCTATTGCATTTACCGCCGTCCTCGTCCCCGTGGTGCTCTCCGTAACAGGAATTCTTGACGCAAATACGGCCTTCTCCTATTTCGGTTACAAATGGGTCATAGTGTTCCTCTTCATGTTCATGGTAGGGGAAGGCCTCTTCAGGACAGGCGCGGCTCAAAAAATCGGTGAGCTTGTCGTCAGAATCTCCGGAACAAGCGAGGTTCGTCTTATGCTCTTCATTATGATAGTTACGGCAATCCTCAGCGGTTTTCTCAGCAACACCGCAACCACCGTCGCCTTACTGCCAATTGTCGTTGCTGCCTCTCGCTCGGCTGGAATAAGTCCCAAGCGAATGCTTCTTCCGCTGGCCTGGGCTGCTTCGCTAGGCGGAACTCTCACGGTCATTGGAACACCACCCAACGGAATAGTCAATAGCGTTTTAGAAGAGATGAGCCTTCAGCCTTTTGGCTTCTTTGAGTTTGGAAAAATAGGACTTCCTCTGACGATACTCGGTATAGCCCTGGCGGTAACAGTTGGAAGGAGGTTTCTGCCGAGTTCAGAAGCGTCATTCAGTGGGAGGGCTATCTCAGAACTCGAAGAGGTCCGGGATGACAGAATGTGGCTGGCGATAGTCATCTTCGTACTGACCATACTTGCCATGATGCTCAAGCTCCTTCCGTATCAGACGGCTGCAGCACTTGGGGCCGTCCTCATGGTGGCCTTTGGTATAATCTCTGCTAAAGAGGCCTTCAACTCCGTCAGTTGGACAACTGTCTTCCTCTTCGCTGGAATGCTCCCGCTGAGTAAGGCGATGGAAGTAACTGGGGCAGCGGAGATGGTAGGAAAGGCCGTCACCGGCTATATTCACTCTCCTTATATTCTCCTGCTGGCGATAATGGTTATAGCCTTCCTTCTCGGCAACAGCATGTCCCACACGGCTACAACAGCCATACTATCACCTTTAGCTGTGAGCATTTCCCAGTCTGCTGGTATAAGCCCCTACCCGCTCCTAATGGCGATAGCGATGACCTCATCAATAGGGTTCTGGACGCCGGTTTCAACACCACCCAACACAATAGTCTTCGGTCCTGGGGAATATAGCTTCATGGACTACATAAGGGCGGGAGCAATAATAGAAATTCCCCTCTTCATAGCGCTCTACCTCCTGATAATCCTCCTCTATCCATTTTGA
- a CDS encoding fumarylacetoacetate hydrolase family protein, with protein sequence MLRLPFRDTYYEIRPTKIIALAKNYAEHAKEMESDVPERPVFFLKPPSALIGPNSTIVLPRMSKRVDHEVELAVIIGKRARNVPAKKALDYVLGYTILLDITARDLQAEARKSGMPWTLSKGFDTFAPIGPRVVDKRELDISDLEIGLKVNGELRQLGRTSEMVFKVPELIEYISSVMTLEPGDIIATGTPAGVGPLRHGDRIEAWIEGIGTLEEDVIAEDSILC encoded by the coding sequence TTGCTCCGTCTCCCCTTCCGTGACACCTATTACGAGATCAGGCCGACCAAGATAATAGCGCTCGCCAAGAACTACGCAGAGCACGCTAAGGAAATGGAGAGCGACGTCCCCGAAAGGCCGGTCTTCTTCCTAAAGCCGCCCTCGGCTCTAATCGGTCCCAACTCAACGATAGTCCTCCCACGGATGAGCAAGCGCGTTGACCACGAGGTCGAGCTTGCTGTGATAATCGGCAAGCGCGCGAGAAACGTTCCTGCGAAGAAGGCCCTCGACTACGTCCTCGGTTACACAATACTGCTCGACATTACGGCGAGAGATTTGCAGGCGGAAGCGAGGAAAAGCGGCATGCCATGGACCCTCTCGAAGGGCTTCGATACATTCGCACCTATCGGGCCCAGAGTTGTGGATAAGCGCGAGCTTGACATCAGCGACCTTGAAATCGGTCTGAAGGTAAACGGCGAGCTCAGACAACTCGGCAGAACGAGCGAGATGGTCTTTAAAGTTCCCGAGCTGATAGAGTACATCTCAAGCGTGATGACCCTTGAGCCTGGCGATATAATAGCCACTGGAACGCCCGCTGGTGTCGGTCCGCTCAGGCACGGCGACAGGATTGAGGCGTGGATAGAGGGTATTGGGACTTTAGAGGAGGACGTTATTGCGGAGGACTCGATACTTTGCTGA
- a CDS encoding alpha-amylase produces the protein MARKAAVAVLMAILISMSLFAVPARAETLENGGVIMQAFYWDVPMGGIWWDTIRAKVPEWSQAGIAAIWLPPASKGMSGNYSMGYDPYDYFDLGEYDQKGTVETRFGSKDELISLINTAHAYNMKVVADIVINHRAGGDLEWNPFVNDYTWTDFSGVASGKYTACYLDFHPNDVSYADEGTFGGFPDIDHDKEWNQYWLWKSNESYAAYLRSIGIDAWRFDYVKGYPAWVVNSWLSYWGGWAVGEYWDTNVDALLNWAYSSGAKVFDFPLYYKMDEAFDNNNIPALVDALRYGQTVVSRDPFKAVTFVANHDTDIIWNKYPAYAFILTYEGQPMIFYRDYEEWLNKDKLINLIWIHDNLAGGSTDIVYYDSDELIFVRSGYGSKPGLITYINLGSSKAGRWVYVPKFAGSCIHEYTGNLGGWIDKWVDSSGWVYLEAPAHDPANGQYGYSVWSYCGVG, from the coding sequence ATGGCCAGAAAAGCAGCCGTTGCAGTTTTGATGGCCATTCTGATTTCCATGAGCCTGTTTGCAGTTCCAGCCAGGGCGGAAACACTGGAAAACGGCGGAGTCATAATGCAGGCCTTCTACTGGGATGTGCCAATGGGTGGAATTTGGTGGGATACAATAAGAGCCAAGGTGCCGGAGTGGTCACAAGCGGGCATAGCCGCAATATGGCTACCTCCGGCGAGTAAAGGCATGAGCGGCAACTACTCCATGGGCTACGATCCATACGACTACTTCGACCTCGGCGAGTATGACCAGAAGGGAACGGTAGAAACGAGGTTCGGCTCAAAGGACGAGCTCATATCCCTAATCAACACGGCACACGCCTACAACATGAAGGTGGTAGCGGACATAGTCATAAACCACAGGGCGGGCGGCGATTTAGAGTGGAACCCCTTCGTCAACGACTACACCTGGACGGACTTTTCTGGTGTTGCCTCAGGCAAATACACCGCCTGCTACCTCGACTTCCATCCCAATGACGTCAGCTACGCCGATGAAGGCACCTTCGGAGGTTTCCCCGACATAGACCACGACAAAGAGTGGAACCAGTACTGGCTGTGGAAGAGCAACGAGAGCTACGCTGCTTACCTCAGGAGCATTGGAATTGACGCCTGGCGCTTTGACTACGTCAAGGGCTACCCGGCGTGGGTGGTTAACTCGTGGCTGAGCTACTGGGGAGGCTGGGCCGTTGGAGAATACTGGGACACTAACGTCGACGCCCTTCTCAACTGGGCTTACTCCAGTGGTGCCAAAGTCTTTGACTTCCCGCTCTACTACAAGATGGACGAGGCCTTCGATAACAACAACATCCCCGCCCTCGTCGATGCCCTCAGATACGGCCAGACCGTAGTTAGCCGCGACCCGTTCAAGGCAGTGACCTTCGTCGCCAACCACGACACGGACATAATCTGGAACAAGTATCCAGCTTATGCGTTCATCCTCACCTACGAGGGTCAGCCCATGATATTCTACCGCGACTACGAGGAGTGGCTCAACAAGGACAAGCTGATAAACCTCATCTGGATACACGACAACCTCGCGGGGGGGAGCACCGACATAGTCTACTACGACAGCGACGAGCTGATATTCGTCAGAAGCGGCTACGGAAGCAAACCGGGACTGATAACCTATATCAACCTCGGCTCAAGCAAAGCCGGAAGGTGGGTCTACGTTCCGAAGTTTGCCGGGTCGTGCATACACGAGTACACCGGCAACCTCGGCGGCTGGATTGACAAGTGGGTGGACTCAAGCGGCTGGGTCTACCTTGAAGCCCCGGCCCACGACCCGGCCAACGGCCAGTACGGCTACTCCGTCTGGAGCTACTGTGGTGTTGGCTGA
- a CDS encoding ArsR/SmtB family transcription factor has protein sequence MKGVLIITEPEKVKVLSEETRFKILQLLRERPMTIIELSSALGKDRTTVYRHVKILENAGLIKELDNDGNERIYTRTARLFLIKADPDEVIEEFRQAYLQVEAEKLIQILEKAGAKIKDREKLKHLTKTVLNEIELNSQPILKRISQAKVDLTEVELFHLFNMLVFLQSCELCEKAKEVKKLVEF, from the coding sequence GTGAAAGGCGTTTTGATAATAACAGAACCCGAGAAGGTAAAAGTCCTATCAGAGGAGACACGATTCAAAATCCTCCAATTACTAAGAGAGCGTCCAATGACAATTATCGAGCTTAGCAGCGCACTTGGAAAGGACAGAACAACCGTCTATCGACACGTGAAGATTCTCGAGAACGCGGGACTCATCAAGGAGCTCGACAATGACGGTAACGAGAGGATATACACCAGGACAGCGAGGCTCTTCCTCATAAAAGCAGACCCTGACGAGGTCATAGAAGAGTTCAGACAGGCCTATCTCCAGGTAGAGGCTGAAAAGCTCATCCAAATCCTTGAAAAAGCAGGCGCCAAAATAAAAGACCGAGAAAAACTAAAGCATCTCACCAAGACGGTGCTCAACGAAATTGAACTCAACTCCCAGCCTATACTCAAGAGAATATCCCAAGCCAAAGTGGATCTGACGGAGGTAGAGCTCTTCCACCTTTTCAACATGCTCGTTTTCCTCCAGAGCTGCGAGCTCTGCGAGAAAGCCAAAGAAGTAAAGAAGCTCGTGGAATTCTGA
- a CDS encoding winged helix-turn-helix domain-containing protein has translation MAKIKVITDPEIIKLMLEDTRRKILQLLRNKEMTISQLSEILGKTPQTIYHHIEKLKEAGLVEVKRTEMKGNLVEKYYGRTADAFYINLYLGDEELRYLARSRLKTKLEIFKALGYEFDDDELLDVMDNILEKEHEYKTEISKEIEVNEEKLKDFSNEDIIHAIEWLAMAKMGRDEEAMELLRKLGKILKK, from the coding sequence ATGGCAAAGATTAAAGTCATAACTGACCCAGAGATAATAAAATTGATGCTCGAAGATACGAGGAGGAAGATACTTCAGCTGCTCCGCAACAAGGAGATGACAATTTCCCAGCTCAGCGAGATTCTCGGTAAGACGCCACAGACAATATACCACCACATAGAGAAGCTCAAGGAGGCCGGTCTCGTTGAGGTCAAGAGGACGGAGATGAAAGGCAACCTCGTCGAGAAGTACTATGGAAGAACGGCAGATGCCTTTTACATCAACCTCTATCTCGGCGATGAAGAACTCCGCTACCTTGCCCGCTCGAGGCTCAAGACCAAACTCGAGATATTCAAGGCCCTGGGATATGAATTCGACGACGATGAGCTCCTTGACGTGATGGACAACATCCTCGAGAAGGAGCACGAATACAAGACCGAGATATCCAAGGAGATAGAGGTAAACGAGGAGAAGCTTAAGGACTTCTCCAACGAAGACATAATCCACGCCATAGAATGGCTGGCAATGGCCAAGATGGGCCGCGATGAGGAAGCGATGGAGCTCCTCCGGAAGCTCGGGAAAATACTTAAAAAGTGA
- a CDS encoding acetate--CoA ligase family protein, whose amino-acid sequence MGAPKLDFMFYPKSVAVIGASNVPGKVGNAIMRSITLKYEGKVYAVNVKGGEVEVNGKKFPVYRSIKEISDEIDVAVIAVPAKFVPDVIDECGEKGVKGAVVISAGFKEAGRADLEEEIVKRARKWGIRLVGPNCLGVTNLENGFDCNFNPPERQARPPAGKIAFMSQSGAFGAAILDWAASHKIGMSKFISLGNMADLDESDFMAYLGEDPKTGVITGYIEGVKDGRKFFNTAKEVTLKKPVIILKSGRTEAGAKAAASHTGSLAGSYAIYQAAFKQAGVLEAKSMRQLFNYAKALAMQKPAMGNRVAIVTNGGGAGVMMSDGLLERGMELAEFTEQTNERFRKDIEEGKLPHHMSYKNPIDVIGDAPSNRYERAMRYALEDPNVDVLVVIALFQSPALDEGIVDAVAKMQEYGKPIVFVAPGGDYPHKMARNIELKGVPVYETVEDGVDAVYALVRYGEWLRENGKL is encoded by the coding sequence ATGGGGGCACCAAAACTGGACTTCATGTTTTACCCGAAAAGCGTGGCTGTCATAGGCGCTTCAAATGTTCCAGGAAAGGTTGGAAACGCGATAATGCGCTCGATAACGCTCAAGTATGAGGGTAAGGTCTACGCTGTCAACGTCAAGGGTGGCGAAGTAGAGGTCAATGGAAAGAAGTTCCCAGTTTATAGGAGCATTAAGGAAATTTCCGATGAGATTGATGTGGCAGTTATCGCCGTTCCGGCCAAGTTTGTTCCTGATGTTATCGATGAGTGTGGCGAGAAGGGTGTTAAGGGCGCAGTCGTCATTTCTGCTGGCTTCAAGGAAGCCGGAAGGGCAGACCTTGAGGAGGAAATTGTTAAGAGAGCCAGAAAGTGGGGCATTCGCTTGGTTGGTCCGAACTGTCTCGGCGTCACAAACCTTGAGAACGGCTTTGACTGCAACTTCAATCCTCCAGAAAGACAGGCTAGGCCACCCGCTGGCAAGATAGCCTTCATGAGCCAGAGTGGTGCTTTTGGGGCTGCCATTCTTGATTGGGCGGCAAGTCACAAGATAGGGATGAGCAAGTTCATCAGCCTCGGCAACATGGCTGACCTTGACGAGAGCGACTTCATGGCCTATCTCGGTGAGGATCCGAAAACGGGCGTCATAACCGGCTACATCGAGGGGGTCAAGGACGGAAGGAAGTTCTTTAACACTGCCAAAGAGGTCACCCTCAAGAAGCCTGTCATAATCCTCAAGAGTGGAAGAACCGAGGCCGGAGCTAAGGCGGCAGCGAGCCACACAGGCTCACTTGCCGGCTCTTACGCCATATACCAGGCAGCTTTCAAACAAGCCGGTGTTCTCGAGGCGAAGAGCATGCGCCAGCTCTTCAACTACGCCAAGGCTCTGGCAATGCAGAAGCCTGCAATGGGCAATCGCGTTGCCATAGTCACAAACGGTGGTGGCGCTGGAGTCATGATGAGCGATGGCCTGCTTGAGCGTGGAATGGAGCTTGCCGAGTTCACCGAGCAGACTAATGAGCGCTTTAGGAAGGACATAGAGGAGGGCAAGCTCCCGCACCACATGAGCTACAAGAACCCGATAGACGTCATTGGCGACGCCCCATCCAACAGATACGAGAGGGCCATGCGCTACGCCCTTGAGGATCCGAACGTTGACGTTCTTGTCGTTATCGCACTCTTCCAGAGCCCCGCTCTCGACGAGGGAATCGTTGATGCTGTTGCAAAGATGCAGGAATACGGCAAGCCTATAGTCTTCGTCGCCCCGGGAGGAGACTATCCGCACAAGATGGCAAGGAATATCGAGCTCAAAGGCGTTCCGGTCTACGAGACTGTTGAGGACGGCGTCGATGCCGTCTATGCCCTCGTCAGATACGGCGAGTGGCTTAGGGAGAATGGAAAACTTTAA
- a CDS encoding tryptophan--tRNA ligase, which produces MDEFKVTPWDVEGLVDYNKLIEEFGTSPLTDELLEKTAQLTKSELPLYFRRRFFFSHRDYDKVLQDYESGKGFFLYTGRGPSGPMHIGHIIPFFATKWLQEKFGVNLYIQITDDEKFLFKDKLTFEDTKYWAYQNILDIIAVGFDPDRTFIFQDSEFTKIYEMAIPIAKKINFSMAKAVFGFTEQSKIGMIFYPAIQAAPTFFEKKRCLIPAAIDQDPYWRLQRDFAESLGYYKTAAIHSKFVPGLMGLEGKMSASKPETAIYLTDDPEEVGRKIWKYALTGGRATAKEQREKGGEPEKCVVFKWLEIFFEEDDKKLMERYHACKNGELLCGQCKRYLIKKVQEFLKEHQKKRKEAEKKVEKFKYTGELAREQWDKAVPEALKG; this is translated from the coding sequence ATGGACGAGTTTAAGGTTACCCCATGGGACGTTGAGGGTTTGGTGGACTACAACAAGCTGATAGAGGAATTTGGAACGAGTCCTTTGACGGACGAGCTGCTTGAGAAGACCGCCCAGCTGACCAAGAGCGAGCTACCGCTCTACTTCAGGAGGAGGTTCTTCTTCTCCCACAGGGACTACGATAAGGTTCTTCAGGACTACGAGAGTGGAAAAGGTTTCTTCCTCTACACCGGGAGGGGTCCGAGCGGGCCGATGCACATAGGCCACATCATACCCTTCTTCGCGACGAAGTGGCTCCAGGAGAAGTTCGGCGTGAACCTCTACATCCAGATAACCGACGACGAGAAGTTCCTGTTCAAGGACAAGCTCACCTTTGAGGACACCAAGTATTGGGCCTATCAGAACATCCTTGATATAATAGCGGTCGGCTTCGACCCGGACAGGACATTCATCTTCCAGGACAGCGAGTTCACCAAGATTTACGAGATGGCCATTCCGATAGCCAAGAAGATAAACTTCTCGATGGCGAAAGCCGTTTTCGGCTTTACCGAGCAGAGCAAGATTGGAATGATTTTCTATCCGGCTATTCAGGCTGCACCGACCTTCTTTGAGAAGAAGCGCTGTCTCATTCCGGCGGCCATAGACCAGGATCCCTACTGGAGGCTCCAGCGCGACTTTGCCGAGAGCCTTGGCTACTACAAGACCGCAGCCATCCACAGCAAGTTCGTGCCGGGACTTATGGGCCTCGAAGGGAAGATGAGCGCCAGCAAGCCCGAGACGGCCATCTACCTGACCGACGATCCGGAAGAGGTCGGCAGGAAGATATGGAAGTACGCCCTCACCGGAGGGAGGGCGACAGCAAAGGAGCAACGCGAGAAGGGAGGGGAGCCCGAGAAGTGCGTCGTCTTCAAGTGGCTGGAGATATTCTTCGAAGAGGACGACAAGAAGCTCATGGAGCGCTACCACGCCTGTAAAAACGGCGAGCTTCTCTGCGGCCAGTGCAAGCGCTACCTCATAAAGAAGGTGCAGGAGTTCCTGAAGGAGCACCAGAAGAAGCGCAAGGAGGCCGAGAAGAAGGTCGAAAAGTTCAAGTACACGGGCGAGCTGGCGAGGGAACAGTGGGATAAAGCCGTTCCGGAGGCGCTGAAGGGCTGA
- a CDS encoding bifunctional ADP-dependent NAD(P)H-hydrate dehydratase/NAD(P)H-hydrate epimerase, translating to MRIEDVYIWDINAKWLGISPFQLMENAGAGVARTIEEKFGKGLKVAVFSGTGNNGGDGFVAARHLSFENDVTLFLIGDEAKIRSEEAKHNWEILKGLDFVRIKILKDSTYIKALDLSGFDVIVDALLGAGTKGEPREPIRSAIEKINEYAGKAKIVSVDLPSGYPSAVRVKADFAVTFQWDKEEYDGFERVVVKIGYPKELYHLVGPGDAKFALRKKGEHKGQNGRLLIIGGSEDYFGAPYLAAKAASYLVDLVYLVMPEYPAKRIADPDIILRPVEGKNFTKEHLEEVLALAEKSDAVIIGPGIGLREETKEFVREFVKRCEKPLVIDADGLKGIAEDLSVLKGKTFVLTPHGGEFKVLFGVKPEGSFQEKAELVRAKAREIGGVILLKGAYDVISDGKTWKYNRTGNRGMTTGGTGDVLAGLVGALLALGNEPLRAASVGAFINGLAGDMVKDELGENFTALEVAKKVPHAVKWVVEF from the coding sequence ATGAGAATCGAGGACGTTTACATCTGGGACATCAACGCCAAGTGGCTTGGAATCTCACCCTTCCAGCTCATGGAAAATGCTGGCGCTGGAGTTGCCAGAACGATTGAGGAAAAGTTTGGGAAAGGCCTCAAGGTAGCCGTCTTCTCTGGAACTGGCAACAACGGCGGCGACGGCTTTGTTGCCGCTCGGCATCTCAGCTTCGAGAACGATGTTACTCTCTTTCTCATAGGCGATGAGGCTAAGATACGGAGTGAGGAAGCTAAGCATAACTGGGAAATCCTGAAGGGCCTCGACTTCGTGAGAATCAAGATCCTCAAGGACTCGACATACATTAAGGCCCTCGATTTGTCTGGCTTCGATGTCATAGTAGATGCCCTTCTTGGAGCCGGCACAAAGGGCGAGCCGCGCGAGCCGATACGCTCGGCCATCGAGAAGATAAACGAATACGCCGGAAAGGCCAAGATAGTCAGTGTTGACCTGCCAAGCGGCTACCCATCTGCGGTTCGCGTTAAGGCCGACTTCGCCGTAACATTCCAGTGGGACAAGGAGGAGTATGATGGCTTCGAGCGCGTTGTGGTTAAGATAGGCTATCCCAAGGAACTCTACCACCTCGTTGGCCCCGGTGATGCGAAGTTCGCACTCAGAAAGAAGGGCGAGCACAAGGGTCAGAACGGAAGGCTGTTAATAATCGGCGGAAGCGAGGACTACTTCGGCGCGCCCTACTTGGCGGCAAAAGCTGCTTCATATCTTGTGGACTTGGTTTATTTAGTGATGCCGGAATATCCTGCGAAGCGCATAGCCGACCCGGATATTATTCTAAGGCCAGTCGAAGGAAAGAACTTCACAAAAGAGCATCTTGAAGAAGTCTTGGCACTGGCAGAAAAGTCTGATGCCGTCATCATAGGGCCTGGCATAGGATTAAGGGAAGAAACTAAGGAGTTCGTCAGGGAATTTGTAAAGCGCTGCGAAAAGCCTTTAGTCATAGACGCCGACGGCCTAAAGGGCATAGCTGAGGACTTGAGCGTTCTCAAGGGCAAGACCTTCGTCCTAACTCCCCACGGTGGCGAGTTCAAGGTCCTCTTTGGCGTCAAGCCTGAGGGTTCCTTTCAGGAAAAAGCAGAGCTCGTGAGGGCAAAGGCAAGGGAAATTGGTGGCGTTATCCTGCTCAAGGGTGCTTACGACGTCATAAGCGACGGAAAAACCTGGAAGTACAACAGAACCGGCAACAGGGGAATGACCACCGGAGGAACTGGAGATGTGTTGGCTGGCCTCGTTGGGGCCCTGCTGGCTCTGGGCAACGAGCCGCTAAGGGCCGCTTCCGTTGGCGCCTTCATCAACGGCCTCGCTGGGGATATGGTGAAGGACGAGCTCGGCGAGAACTTCACCGCTTTGGAGGTTGCCAAAAAGGTGCCGCACGCGGTTAAATGGGTGGTGGAGTTCTAA
- a CDS encoding DUF211 domain-containing protein, protein MAKGIRLLVLDVLKPHQPIVTELALGLSELEGVDGVNITLVEIDKETENVKITMVGDNLDYEEIVRTIEEFGGVVHSIDMVAAGKKIVEEGETPQDKLEEY, encoded by the coding sequence ATGGCAAAGGGGATAAGGCTTCTAGTTCTAGACGTGCTTAAGCCGCACCAGCCGATAGTGACAGAGCTGGCTTTGGGACTGAGCGAGCTCGAGGGGGTAGATGGAGTTAACATAACCCTCGTAGAGATAGATAAGGAGACGGAGAACGTCAAGATAACCATGGTCGGAGACAATCTGGATTACGAGGAGATAGTTAGGACTATCGAGGAGTTCGGCGGAGTTGTTCACAGCATCGATATGGTCGCAGCCGGGAAGAAAATCGTTGAGGAAGGAGAAACCCCTCAAGACAAGTTGGAGGAGTACTGA